A window of Lepidochelys kempii isolate rLepKem1 chromosome 1, rLepKem1.hap2, whole genome shotgun sequence contains these coding sequences:
- the LOC140905590 gene encoding olfactory receptor 51G2-like produces MPTCNESNISPARFLLAGIPGLEADGPWISITFCSMYLIAILGNSLILFVIKTQQNLHQPMYLFLSMLSVTDLGLSVSTLPTMLSVFLFNTREIGIDVCLTQLFFIHTFSMMESSVLVAMAFDRFVAIRHPLRYASTLTSARIGNIGLAIIIRGSGLHIPAVILLKRLPYSRIQPLSYSYCLYPDVMKMACADTASSSFYGLFVIIFSLGLDSVLIVLSYIMILQTVLSITSWQERLKALNTCVSHICVSLLFYTPPISLSMIHRFKKQALPQSQILLSYLHLLFPPVLNPIVYSIKTKEIRKRIMKIFQNYSTKRVQCGH; encoded by the coding sequence ATGCCAACCTGCAATGAAAGCAACATCAGTCCTGCAAGATTCCTCCTGGCAGGCATCCCTGGGCTGGAAGCTGATGGCCCCTGGATCTCCATCACTTTCTGTTCCATGTACCTCATTGCAATTTTAGGAAACAGTCTGATTCTGTTTGTGATCAAGACACAGCAGAATCTCCATCAGCCCATGTACTTGTTCCTTTCTATGTTGTCTGTCACCGACCTTGGCTTATCTGTTTCCACCTTGCCAACAATGCTCAGTGTCTTCCTGTTTAACACCAGAGAAATTGGCATTGATGTCTGTCTGACCcaacttttctttattcacaCTTTCTCCATGATGGAATCCTCTGTACTCGTAGCCATGGCATTTGACCGCTTTGTTGCAATACGCCACCCACTGAGATACGCTTCAACTTTAACCAGTGCAAGGATAGGAAACATAGGGCTGGCGATAATAATCAGGGGTAGTGGTCTGCATATCCCAGCTGTCATTCTTCTCAAGAGGTTGCCGTACAGCAGGATCCAACCTCTCTCTTATTCATATTGTTTGTATCCAGATGTGATGAAGATGGCCTGCGCAGACACTGCATCCAGCAGCTTCTATGGTTTGTTTGTTATCATTTTTTCTCTGGGATTAGACTCAGTGCTCATTGTCTTGTCTTACATCATGATCCTTCAGACTGTATTGAGTATCACATCCTGGCAAGAGCGTCTCAAGGCTCTAAACACCTGTGTCTCCCACATCTGCGTCAGCCTGCTTTTCTACACCCCACCGATCAGTTTGTCTATGATTCACAGATTCAAGAAACAGGCACTCCCTCAGAGTCAAATTCTTCTGTCTTatctccacctcctcttccccccggTGCTCAATCCCATTGTATACAGCATAAAAACCAAAGAGATTCGTAAACGGATCATGAAGATCTTTCAAAACTATTCCACTAAGAGAGTCCAATGTGGGCACTGA